In the genome of Molothrus aeneus isolate 106 chromosome 5, BPBGC_Maene_1.0, whole genome shotgun sequence, one region contains:
- the LOC136556449 gene encoding solute carrier organic anion transporter family member 1B3-like, whose amino-acid sequence MTVETKPSNTSDSNQEAEPDQLLDDEGNKNPPVKKTSSRTGLKVFLAALSFSYFSKALCGTIMKSSITQIERRFDLTSSVAGLVDGSFEMGNLLVIAFVSYFGAKLHRPKVIAVGSFAMALGCFLSAMPHFFMGYYKYETTSHTAASASLNSSINPCSLHQDVNDTVHELSRAGCEKEPTSYMWIYILLGNMLRGIGETPITPLGISYLDDFAKEENVPLYVGFLHTIAMMGPMFGFLLGSLCAKLYVDIGFVDPGSITITPQDSRWVGAWWLGFLIGGAASFLSAIPFCFLPKSLKKPEGAKKDKASHGLLENMGAMGNKLSPEKTKPRKWSVMLKDFYNSLKKVLGNRMYFTFLCCSLLQFSSFIGFVTYKPKYMEQQYGQSTSKSNFLIGITTLPPVGLGIFLGGLIMKKYKMGIIAATKFSFIMSFLSYAMSLLHFFVGCDNYMVAGMTVSYEGNPIPYHNNSLFSECNSHCKCASNVWDPVCGANGITYVSACLAGCGTSVGHGKNTVFHNCRCLEISSSWTGNNSATLGQCPKSDDCSRNFIYYTVIQVIGGFFYALGATPSYMLTFRCVQPELKALAVGLFTLVMRMLAGIPAPVYFGAAIDRTCLKWGSTSCGKRGACRLYDSNANRYVYLGLGALLRGPSFLVAIIFYTLIKKHFQNKNSRPVENGQEDAAVNKEDNCKIKERLPGSSDAENESSI is encoded by the exons ATGACTGTGGAAACCAAACCCAGCAACACCAGTGACTCAAACCAGGAGGCAGAGCCTGACCAGCTTTTGGATgatgaaggaaacaaaaacccaccaGTCAAAAAGACTTCCTCTCGCACTGGATTGAAG GTGTTTCTGGCTGCTCTGTCCTTCAGCTACTTCAGTAAAGCCCTGTGTGGGACCATAATGAAGAGCTCCATCACTCAGATTGAGAGGAGGTTTGACCTGACCTCCTCTGTTGCAGGGCTCGTCGACGGGAGCTTTGAGATGG GCAACCTGCTGGTGATTGCATTTGTAAGCTATTTTGGAGCTAAGCTGCACAGGCCCAAAGTAATAGCTGTGGGATCCTTTGCAATGGCTTTGGGATGCTTTTTGTCAGCCATGCCTCATTTCTTCATGGGATA CTACAAGTATGAGACAACATCACACACAGCTGCTTCAGCCAGCCTAAATTCCAGCATAAATCCCTGCTCCTTGCATCAGGATGTGAATGACACTGTCCATGAACTCTCACGAGCAG gctgtgagAAGGAGCCAACATCATATATGTGGATCTATATTTTACTGGGGAACATGTTACGTGGGATTGGTGAGACACCAATAACACCCCTGGGCATCTCTTACCTCGATGATTTTGCTAAAGAAGAGAATGTTCCTCTGTATGTAG GCTTTTTGCACACCATAGCCATGATGGGCCCCATGTTTGGCTTCCTGCTGGGATCTCTGTGTGCAAAGCTGTACGTGGATATTGGATTTGTGGATCCAG GGAGCATCACCATCACCCCACAGGATTCCCGCTGGGTGGGTGCATGGTGGCTTGGCTTTTTGATAGGTGGAGCAGCCAGTTTCCTATCTGCTATTCCATTTTGCTTCCTGCCAAAGAGCCTGAAAAAGCCAGAGGGAGCCAAGAAGGACAAAGCTTCACATGGGCTCTTGGAAAACATGGGTGCCATGGGGAATAAACTTTCTCCTGAAAAAACCAAGCCAAGGAAGTGGTCAGTGATGCTGAAAG ATTTCTATAACTCCCTGAAAAAGGTATTGGGTAATCGAATGTACTTTACATTTTTGTGTTGCTCACTGTTACAGTTCAGTAGTTTTATTGGTTTCGTGACTTACAAACCAAAGTACATGGAACAGCAGTATGGACAATCTACATCCAAATCCAACTTCCTAATAG GAATTACAACCTTACCTCCTGTAGGTCTTGGGATTTTCCTAGGAGGGCTTATAATGAAAAAGTATAAAATGGGCATCATTGCAGCGACCAAGTTTTCATTTATCATGTCATTTTTGTCCTATGCCATGAGCTTGTTACACTTTTTTGTTGGCTGTGATAACTACATGGTGGCAGGAATGACAGTGTCCTATGAAGG CAACCCCATTCCGTACCACAACAATTCCCTATTTTCGGAATGCAACTCTCACTGCAAGTGTGCCTCCAACGTGTGGGATCCTGTGTGTGGAGCCAATGGCATCACCTACGTCTCTGCATGTCTGGCTGGCTGTGGCACTTCTGTGGGACATGGAAAGAACACA GTCTTCCATAACTGCAGATGTCTTGAAATCAGCAGTTCATGGACAGGAAACAATTCTGCCACCTTGGGGCAATGTCCAAAAAGTGATGATTGCTCGAGGAATTTCATTTATTACACAGTAATACAAGTCATAGGTGGATTTTTCTATGCCCTGGGAGCCACTCCTTCATACATGCTGACGTTTAG ATGTGTCCAGCCAGAGCTCAAAGCTCTTGCAGTTGGTCTCTTCACACTGGTTATGAGAATGCTGG CTGGGATCCCAGCACCAGTTTATTTTGGTGCAGCCATTGACAGGACCTGCCTGAAGTggggcagcaccagctgtgGGAAGAGAGGGGCTTGCAGGCTCTACGACTCCAATGCAAACAG GTATGTCTACCTTGGTTTAGGAGCACTTTTAAGAGGTCCTTCCTTTTTGgttgcaataattttttataCATTGATAAAGAAACACTTTCAAAATAAGAACTCCAGGCCTGTAGAGAATGGACAAGAAGATGCTGCTGTGAATAAAGAAGACAACTGCAAGATCAAAGAACGTTTGCCAGGTTCTTCTGATGCAGAGAATGAATCCTctatttag